In the genome of Gemmatimonadota bacterium, one region contains:
- a CDS encoding Fur family transcriptional regulator yields MKPENEASRRELLERFRRWLRDRHLPVTRQRDLVARTIFDSTAHLSVEEIQRLLQDQQLRVGTATIYRSLEVLLQSGLVRSHDFGEGFKRYEATAGGGQHGHLICGRCSGVTEFSTERFERILPIVADEHGFQYQRHRVEVHGLCRACREADYGALARAGRTR; encoded by the coding sequence ATGAAACCGGAGAATGAGGCCTCGCGCCGGGAATTGCTGGAGCGGTTCCGCCGGTGGCTGCGGGACCGCCATCTGCCGGTCACCCGCCAGCGCGATCTCGTGGCGCGGACCATCTTCGACAGTACGGCGCACCTGTCGGTCGAGGAGATTCAGCGACTCCTGCAGGACCAGCAACTCCGGGTGGGTACCGCCACGATCTATCGCTCCCTCGAGGTGCTGCTGCAGAGCGGCCTGGTGCGCTCGCACGATTTTGGTGAAGGGTTCAAGCGCTACGAAGCCACGGCCGGCGGCGGCCAGCACGGCCATCTCATCTGCGGACGCTGCAGCGGCGTGACCGAATTTTCGACCGAGCGATTCGAGCGAATCCTCCCCATTGTTGCCGACGAACATGGCTTTCAATATCAGCGGCATCGCGTCGAGGTACACGGCCTCTGTCGCGCCTGTCGTGAAGCAGACTACGGCGCGCTGGCCCGCGCAGGACGCACTCGATGA